The genomic region GACGCTGGCCAACTTCTCCCTCGCTCTTTTTCCGGCCCTGTTCGTCGGGTATTCGGGTAAGCTGCCCAACTGGGTGTTTGCCTCTTTCTTTCTGGGTGCATTCTGCTCCATTGCTTCCGTGTTGTGGAGCATGAAAACCACGTCCGAAATTCCGCCTACGGAAGGGGAAATTGGGGAAATCCGCCGCAAAAACGAAGGCATGCCGCCGCTGGTGGTGCAGTTTTTTCTGTCCATCGTCACCACCCTCGTCGCGTATGTCGCCATCGCCCTGCTGCTGATTCCGGCGCTTTTTGTCCGCGGGCTGTTCCCGGCACTGATTCGGCGCATCGAAGCCAACCGGACCGCCCGGCTGCTGTTTGCCCAGAACATCGAAATCATCGAAGCCATCACCGAAATGCCCCGGGTGATGTGGCAGCTGGCGCTGGTCTACCTGTTTCAATGGTACGCGCTGTTTTGTTACTGGCAGAACAGCTCCAAAAGCATCGCGCTTTCGGTCTTTAACGCCACGCCGGACAACAAGGATCTCTACGAAAAAGCGGTCAGTCTGGCCGGGTCGGTCAACGGCTGGTACAACATCGTGACGTTTCTGTCGGCCTTCGCGCTGGTCGGTTTCGCCCGGAAGATTGGGGCCAAATGGGTGCATTTTGCCTGCCTGCTGCTGGCGGCCGTGGGCTTCATCGCCTTTCCGTTTATCCGGCAGACGCCGCTTCTGTTTGTGGCCATCACCGGGTTCGGCATCGGCTGGGCAAGCATGATGGGTATTCCGTATCTGATGGTAGTCAGCCACATTCCGAAGGCGCGCTACGGCGTGTACATGGGCGTGATCAACATGATGATTGTGATTCCGATGTTTCTGCAAACCATCACCTTCGGGTATGTACTCAAGTATTTGCTGAACAACCACGCGGGTTACGCGATTCTGTTCGCGGGAATTCTGCTGCTGCTGGCGGCCTTTTTTACCCTGTTTATCAAAACCGAAAAACAAACCGAACTGACGGCCGTTCCGGTCGGCGGCGGACATTAATTTTTTCACGAACGGCAAAGGAGCGAACCCGGTTTGCCCCGGCATTTTGTGCCTTTTCCGGGTTATCTTTGCGACTTTGCGCTGACTTATGACGGACTTTACGACACGTTACGAAGCCCTTTCCTCCGAAATTACCCGCCTTTACGACCAGCTCTACGGCCAGCATCCCCGGCGCGACGAATGCCTGGCGGACCTGTACGCCACGCTAAAACGGGCTTTTGAAAACCGCCCCGAAGCCCTCCGCCGACGGGACGGGGAAAAGGCGGCGCAGGAATCGGACCGGTGGTTTACCAGCAACCAGCTCGCCGGCATGAGCTTGTACGTGGACCGCTTCTGCGAAAATTTGCCCGCCCTGCCCGCC from Tellurirhabdus rosea harbors:
- a CDS encoding MFS transporter, producing the protein MTLTKPRLSFWQIINMNVGFFGIQYSFGLQQSAVNPIYDFLGASPDEIPLLNLAGPLTGLIIQPIIGALSDKTWTPGLGRRKPYFLVGAILCSLALLLFPFSSALWMAAGLLWILDAGNNTAMEPYRAFVADKLDTSQQAVGFQAQSFFTGFGQTLANFSLALFPALFVGYSGKLPNWVFASFFLGAFCSIASVLWSMKTTSEIPPTEGEIGEIRRKNEGMPPLVVQFFLSIVTTLVAYVAIALLLIPALFVRGLFPALIRRIEANRTARLLFAQNIEIIEAITEMPRVMWQLALVYLFQWYALFCYWQNSSKSIALSVFNATPDNKDLYEKAVSLAGSVNGWYNIVTFLSAFALVGFARKIGAKWVHFACLLLAAVGFIAFPFIRQTPLLFVAITGFGIGWASMMGIPYLMVVSHIPKARYGVYMGVINMMIVIPMFLQTITFGYVLKYLLNNHAGYAILFAGILLLLAAFFTLFIKTEKQTELTAVPVGGGH